In bacterium, one DNA window encodes the following:
- a CDS encoding alpha/beta fold hydrolase gives MIRRQLAIAILTLVLFTNCQSENRENGQDMPKSEPTALAAGQASTQARNTTPARAVQAEGKDVQFTTSDGIVIHGSLYAAGQKSPTVLCLHQWRSDRSSFNALAAQLQRAGFTVLSIDMRGYGGSTKTSSGKSVRPDRKAEKDVAAAMDFLRTQPSVDAARIGIIGASYGSSNAVIYAAGDRNVRALVLLSPGLNYFNVLPTRDAVGRLGGRPLFAVASSEDLRSVETVDAYKEIVPGIATKIYEDAGHGTDILDAGVGLDAEILSFLKKNL, from the coding sequence ATGATTCGCAGACAGCTCGCAATCGCCATACTCACCCTGGTTCTGTTCACGAACTGCCAGTCCGAGAATCGTGAAAACGGTCAGGATATGCCGAAGTCAGAACCGACGGCGCTCGCTGCCGGACAGGCTTCGACACAGGCACGAAACACGACGCCTGCACGGGCCGTCCAGGCAGAAGGGAAGGACGTGCAGTTCACCACCAGCGACGGCATCGTCATTCACGGCAGTCTGTATGCTGCGGGACAGAAGTCCCCGACCGTCCTCTGCCTGCACCAGTGGCGCAGCGACCGGAGCAGCTTCAACGCCCTTGCCGCGCAGCTGCAGCGTGCCGGTTTCACCGTCCTCTCTATCGACATGCGTGGCTACGGCGGTTCGACGAAGACTTCATCCGGGAAGTCCGTCCGTCCCGATCGCAAGGCCGAAAAGGATGTTGCCGCTGCAATGGATTTTCTGCGCACGCAGCCTTCCGTCGATGCGGCGCGCATCGGTATCATCGGTGCCTCGTACGGCAGCAGTAACGCCGTGATTTACGCAGCGGGTGACAGGAACGTCCGTGCCCTCGTGCTGCTGAGTCCGGGACTCAACTATTTCAACGTCCTTCCGACGCGGGATGCCGTGGGTCGCCTTGGCGGACGGCCTCTGTTCGCCGTCGCCAGCAGCGAAGACCTGCGCTCGGTGGAAACCGTCGACGCGTATAAGGAAATCGTACCGGGTATTGCCACGAAAATCTACGAGGATGCCGGTCACGGCACTGATATTTTGGACGCAGGCGTGGGACTTGACGCGGAAATCCTGTCCTTCCTGAAAAAAAATCTCTGA
- the rpmG gene encoding 50S ribosomal protein L33, with translation MAKNNKGRINITLESSAGTGYRYTMTKNKQLHPQRVEYKKYDPVVRKHVMFKETK, from the coding sequence ATGGCCAAAAACAACAAAGGTCGCATCAACATCACGCTGGAGAGCTCTGCCGGTACCGGATATCGTTACACGATGACCAAGAACAAGCAGCTGCATCCTCAGCGGGTTGAATACAAGAAGTACGATCCCGTGGTCCGTAAGCACGTGATGTTCAAGGAAACCAAGTAA
- the secE gene encoding preprotein translocase subunit SecE, giving the protein MKEKITAFFDGVTKEMKKVTWPTKDELKDYTTIVLASTIILSLFIFVVDAVFTKFLELLLGS; this is encoded by the coding sequence ATGAAAGAAAAGATAACAGCATTTTTCGACGGTGTCACCAAAGAGATGAAGAAGGTGACGTGGCCGACCAAGGACGAGCTCAAGGACTATACAACGATAGTACTGGCATCGACAATTATCCTTTCGCTATTCATTTTTGTCGTCGATGCCGTGTTCACAAAGTTTCTGGAACTGCTGCTGGGAAGCTGA
- the nusG gene encoding transcription termination/antitermination protein NusG, whose translation MASEETQTEHLRWYAIRSYSGHENKVKAYIESEVKQADPALRMEERIVSVIVPTEKVYEMRDGKKRTKTRNFFPGYVLINCVLDKDTKHLILNTPSVISFVGPRNNPAPLRRDEVDKILGRMEERKDTEMPEIQFRVGDPVRVIDGPFNTFSGFVQEVNQEKTKLKVMVSIFGRKTPVELDFSQVEFDT comes from the coding sequence ATGGCTTCGGAAGAAACGCAGACAGAACACCTCCGATGGTATGCCATACGGTCGTACTCCGGCCATGAGAACAAAGTAAAGGCATACATCGAGAGCGAAGTAAAGCAGGCCGATCCCGCACTCCGGATGGAGGAGAGGATCGTCTCTGTCATTGTTCCCACGGAAAAAGTATATGAGATGCGGGACGGGAAGAAGCGCACGAAGACGCGCAACTTCTTTCCCGGATATGTCCTTATCAACTGCGTTCTCGATAAGGATACCAAGCATCTTATTCTCAATACGCCCTCGGTCATATCCTTTGTCGGACCCAGGAACAATCCGGCACCGCTGCGCAGGGACGAGGTAGATAAAATCCTCGGCCGCATGGAAGAGCGCAAGGATACGGAAATGCCCGAGATTCAGTTCCGCGTCGGCGATCCGGTGCGGGTCATCGACGGTCCGTTCAACACCTTCAGCGGCTTCGTTCAGGAAGTCAACCAGGAGAAGACCAAGCTGAAGGTGATGGTTTCCATCTTCGGACGGAAAACCCCGGTGGAACTGGATTTCAGTCAGGTTGAATTCGATACATAA
- the rplK gene encoding 50S ribosomal protein L11, which translates to MAKKIDGYIKLQIPAGAANPAPPVGPALGQKGVNIMEFCKQFNSRTQDKAGLIIPVVITVFTDKSFTFITKTPPAAVLLKKAAKLEKASAEPHRVKVAKVTKDQVREIAETKMTDLNAHTVEAAMEMVAGTARSMGITVEG; encoded by the coding sequence ATGGCGAAAAAAATTGACGGGTATATCAAACTCCAGATCCCTGCAGGCGCAGCGAATCCTGCTCCTCCTGTTGGACCGGCGCTGGGCCAGAAAGGCGTCAACATCATGGAATTCTGCAAGCAGTTCAATTCCAGGACGCAGGATAAGGCCGGTCTGATCATTCCCGTTGTCATCACGGTGTTCACCGACAAGTCGTTCACCTTCATCACCAAGACGCCCCCTGCGGCTGTGTTGCTGAAGAAGGCTGCGAAGCTGGAGAAGGCCTCGGCCGAACCGCATCGCGTCAAGGTCGCCAAGGTTACGAAGGACCAGGTGCGTGAGATCGCCGAAACCAAGATGACGGATCTGAACGCGCACACGGTTGAAGCGGCAATGGAAATGGTTGCGGGCACCGCTCGCAGCATGGGTATCACAGTAGAAGGTTAA